A stretch of DNA from Anopheles ziemanni chromosome 3, idAnoZiCoDA_A2_x.2, whole genome shotgun sequence:
AAAGGTTGGTGGTTCAAGCCCACCCGGGGGCGAAGGTTTCTTTTTAGTAGCACAGGGCCTTTAAAGAATATTCTTGATTATTCCATACGAATTCCTTGAATAGGTTCCAGGTGTCGTCAAACCGCAAGTAGCTGCTAAATAAGGTTAAATGTATAGATGGTAGACAAGTGTTTTTTGAGGATgcctgtaaaaaaaaaatggaaagcgtGGTTCATCAATAATGGGAAAAGCATGTTTACACATACCACCAGTTTATTTTGGGGggatgattttatttcctttttttatatttgtattCCCTTAAGATGAGTTTAAGGTAAAATTTATAACAATTATTTTATCACAACATGCCCACACGTACGCGCCCTCGATCAATTCCAGCACAGGCAGGTTCGGAATCAAAACGACTAGTTTTTACAATGCAGCACGCTTTCCTTTTCAGCTGCCATATTGTTTTGtggaagatttatttattttacacctATAAACAAATGAGAGCCTTTCTTATCTATAATTAGTAAAGAAAGGCTAAGGAGTAACAATATGGCAACGTTGTTAATTTCATTGTCCTCGTATCATTGCGAACCTACAGTACCCTACGATGCTTATAATGAGAAAGATGTACTTTCCTGTCTGCTGCTTGATGATAGTTTCAATTACTGCGTAATCGATCGTTCAACTCCGGTCTTCTTTGATGCATCTATGCAAGTGCCTCGATAGGATGACGCTCTAATACTTTTGACCCTAATTAGATGCTTTAATTTGAAACTCTAAATCGTTCTTTTAGTCCCCGTACCGCGGGGAGATGCTACACTATAGCATACACACGCTTTCATACGATATTAATCACGCACCATTCGTTTGAAACGAATGATAAAGAAACGAGAGCCTTTGTGCGCGACTAATCTAACAAACATACACAGATCACTCAGACTTATTTTTTACACTTAATGTTAGATGAATTAATGTTGTCGTGTATCCTCGtgcaattgtttttgtttcttttgtcttCACAGGATATTTGGACCAATCtgtacaacaacaaaaacggtCTTCGTCCTTCGGCAACGCCTATTGATTGTCGCCTTGTCgtcttcgtttttgtttttgtcgtgTTACCACAACTATTTCTCTTCTCAGTGAGCAAACGGTCTTAGGAGATGTTGCCGAACTTGGGAAATTTGTTAATGCTCCAGGTACACGGTCATGAAGGCCATCAGGCCGATGCCGAGCAGGAGTGCGGCAAACTGTTTGAACGATTCCCACGGGTCCGATTCGTCCAGCAAATCCGGCAGCACGGTCACAAGGGCGATGTGTAGGAACCCACCGGCCGTGAATGGGGCGATCCAGGAGGTTTTCGCTTCCAGTGCCGTCGTGGCACCGCTTCCACCGATGGCCACCAGGGCACCGAGCAGACCGGCACCGGCAGTAAGTAGTTGTGCTTTGGCGGCATCCCATCGGCTGAAACCGGATCGCAGCAGGATCGCAAAGTCGCCGACCTCGTGAGGAATTTCGTGCACTGAAAGTGATAAAGGTGACTGATCGTAACAACCCTTCTGACGCTGAGCAGACGATGAATAATGGTAAAATACTTACACAGAATAGCAAACGTAGCCAGTAGACCATGCTGCAGCGAAACCAAAAACGACCCGGCAACGGCCAACCCATGCGTAAAGTTGTCGATTGAATTGGCCAGCAGATTCAGATAACCGGCCACCTTCTTATGGGCCGCCTCGTCCCGTGCCGCCTCGGCAGGTGCATTACCCGCCAGGAAGCATCCATTCGGAACATCCTCAATATCGCACGAACCTTTCCCATCACCACCACACATACCGCCGACGAAGTTTTCAGGCAACTTGCCCCCGCTTCGCCGAAGCAGACAGGTTGCAATTTCGACGCACTTTGGTTGGGGATTCTGCTCGTCGACGTTCGCGTACCCGGAGAAGATTTTTTCCACGATGGTAAAGAGCAGCAGGCCACCGAGCACCCACAGTCCGCTGCGAAGCGACGGGTGGCCGCTGGCGGTCGGACCGGCCGCTATTTCATGTTCCCATGTTTCCGGCAGCAGATGCAGGAACACATCTCCCAGTAGACCACCGACCGCGAAGCTTAGCAGTAACTTTAGGGTTTTCGATTCCGACGCTAGTGAATTGAAACAAAGGAAAGTAGATCGGTTAGAATGTGCGAAGGACAAATGAAACCGGCACTGCAGCACATAAGTGTGATAGAGATCTCGCTGATAGTGACTGCAAGATGGCACGTCGTGGTGGGTGATGATTTCAACAAGATAGAGTTACTGGACACACCACCAACTACGTACCATAGGGGAtggtttcacaaaaaaaaagcaatccgAATTGTCGGGAGCTTCCGATAAAGGGcaataaatttatcaaatctCGCCGCAGGGCAACTGTCACTGGGGGTGCACTGATTCCAGCGACAACGATAAGGcttttttcaatacaattcGGAGGCAATTGCTATTACTGTTTTAAGTTAAAACAAGGTTATTTTAGGTGACTAAAtgagaaagataaaaaaaatgtttatcaacattttagtTTGGAAGCATACGTATCTTTCgaacaattttgtttaaaaaaaatcttttttaatagaTTTCCTACGATCATTCCATAATAGGctaattgaaaattgttttaggTAAGTTAAGTTAAAAGAATCGCCGATATTAATTTTAGATCTACTTCCAAAATGtgacaaaatataaaatgtataATTTTCATTCGGCATGCAAGGCTTTTTTTAAACGCAAAATACGAAATGGTTGATAcagataaaatataataaaaaaatgttttagaaGATAAAATATCGTAAACTAAACAACACAATTTTGAATTGAGCTGATAAACACTGTCCGCGTTCGCGCAACGCAAGTCCGCGTGCTACAACGAATCAAgacaacaaaacgaaatgaaaaaaaaataccttgATGACCTTGAAAATACAAAGCATAAACATAAGGGAAAGGAAacagcagcaaaacaaaagaaagaagcACATGACGCCCGTTTTAGTGCGTCATCGTTTCGATCGTGTTGACACAGAACCTTTTCATGAAATAAATGGTTGGGTGATCACTTTAGTACACTAAGGGAAAATCGTTGCCGGTAACAACACTTGCGAATCATAGCAAACCATCACTTACGATCACTTAATTCCGACGCGTCTTTGCTGTTTTTGGCCGCGTCCGGTATGATGAACATGGGAAGGATACCGCTCAGCCCGATCAGGGCGGAACCGAGCAGCGAAAACACCCACGGCACGTATCCCATCGAGCTGATAAACTCCGGCATGTAGTGGTTCATCTCCTTGTACAGGTAGACGAATGTTTCGTCCAAGAACGAGCTAGTTACGTTCATCTCGAAACGTCTTTGCAACCAGTTTCGTTCGATGTCTTCGGTCAACTGACTTGAAGTCAGTGGTGGCGCTGATGCTGCGCAACGGTAGGCGATCGCGACGATCAAACACTCATACACCCGTGTATGTGCACAATCGCAGCGCGGATATACCCTTCCCCCTTCAGGGTAGGCGACGATCTTTTACGTGTTCCGGAGCCGGTCTGTTTGCCGGTCAGAATGGGATCCGCAATTAGCACGCTTATTTCGCGACTCCCTTCTTTTCTTCGCTGATTGGGTGATCGAGAGCCGGTGTTCGTTTAGAGTTTGCGGGACATATTCCACGAAAACTGCCTATCGGTGAGGATTTTTATCGCGTCCGGAGACCCCCTCCCGGTTGTAGCAGGGCAATATTTTCGAAAACGGCAGCTGCTAATTCACCTGTATtggataaagaaaaaacacatttatcaGGCAATCTGTAtgaattttagaaaaaataaaacaccgtcCGTACcacagaaaacaaattacaaaaacGGAAAGAATAAACACAACACCACGATGGACGATGGACGAAACCGGAGAAGCGATACAACAGAGTTTGTGCGCACGCGTGAACGTCTTACTTGGCCCACTGGTCGTTCGCTAATGACTCGGCCAGCTGTTTCTACTGCTTTCTTATCGACTACACTGCACTACCAGCGTAGTATAGCGTCCAACATTGATAGATGGACGAAACATACGAAAACCCTACGAACCTACATACACATACGGACTGGTACAGGATCGACCGATGGTATACCGATACCGCGAGAGCATTGGCGGGCGAAAGTGATAAGAAATTCCTGCAGCTACAACACTCCCCCTGTACCCGTACCCTACCCACAACAGGTAAGCGGACAAAAGGTGGCCTCTTCAACAAACCTCTACTTGCTGGTGCGTGCTTCTTTTGTTAGCCACTTTACATCTCTGGCAACCCGCGAAATAGAGGCTGTCTTCTCTTCCGTGACTCCGGGCTCTTATCGCTGTCTTCGCCCAGTATTCTTCCACTCGGCGTTATCGTTTATCTATCGTCAAGAAAACTAACGCCCAAACACTACAGGCAGAACGAAGTGTCGAGCATACCAAAGAACGTGTCTGACCGCGTTTGGCCTTCTCGTGAACATACAAGTTCCGTCCCCTTCGCAGACGATAGATGCagtgggagggagggagaagaAACCCACATCGAGCGATAGTCATAGAAACCATTTCTGCGCACGGCGCACAACCATTCGCCGATCGCGTGGTTCATGGTTGAGGTGGTTGCTGCTATTGCGCACTTAAATCTCTCCTCCATGATCGAGTGGCCAGTGCGACCGGCGGGGGATTTACTCATGGTTTTCAACcacaactcacacacacactcaagtAATCGCATGACGCGGGGTGTGAGACGGGTGTGGGTAGGCAAGTAAACCATCTAAAATGGTTTTACAGCGCAAACCACTATATGTAAACCACTATCTGTTCACAACCATTCGTGGAAAGCAAATCTCATGTGCGTCACCCTTTGGAACTGAAACcatgatttttctttgttccaaCCACGAGCCCAGCTCTCAATAACAGCTTACTCATGGTTGGCAGGCACAAATACCACACAACCATCGCAAAACCATCCGTTCTGAGGGGAATGGTTTTTCTGACGCACGATCGTCGCTGCTGCGAACAGCAGGGCCAACTTTGAACGAGAAACCATCGCTTATCTTAGAAAAAGTACGGGGATTTGCAGAAAACAATACAGTAATTCGTCACCGCATGCTTCGTCCGGTTACTAATAGAAACATGACAGTAGACACATCCAGTGGCATAGCTTTGCGGGCACAACCATATTGCGCGTAATAACCATTGTGGCAAATTGCTTATCTCAACCGTTCGTCTCGGGGCGGGGGCGTTGGTGATAATCATTCGCATGGGCACTGTGGAAGTGCAGTTTGAATGGATTTCTTGAAACGACATGGATTTAAACTGCAATGCATCGACTGCAACATGTTGACAGATTTATACCCCATTCCTAGTTCACCGAGGATGTGCAATATAACGTTTGTCTTTTCCGATACACGTAATTTCATGggaacaaaataacaaaccgTTAAAGGGTGATCGGATCAGCAATATTTGTAAGATTAACAATTAGCAACATTTATCCGACGCTGTGTGTCTCAGAACAGCTTCATGAGTATTATATCTTCAGTAGGAATCCGTCCTGAACTACATATATTTCCGGGAAAGAATCTGTAGCATCTTTGGTAATCCTACGCAGTTTATTACACTGTCGGTGCGCTATTGCACATCTCTTTCCGTGCAAAAGTAATGTGTTCACTGGCAATGTTTACCTTTATACAACACGCTCgttgcaaaaattaaaaacgatcaAGGTACACCAGACGCTACATCACGAAAGAAGCGGAAACAATCGCGTatcgaaaaatttgcatgcgaCACACAGCGCAATAATGACCGTGCAAAACACGCAAGACGGAAGTAAACCGCGAAAACCGCTTTGTTTCAAGACACGGGAGATAAATGACGTCGTTTCGTAAACACCGATCAGCTGTTTTTAGATGGTACGTTGTTCTCATACCTTGTAAAAGTAACAAATTGTTGGTTAAACTATAGCAGTAGCGTCAAATGATGAATGCACTATCTCCTGGACAATTAAGACACTAATTCCAGCAACTTCTTATTACGACTGAAATCGCTGCACTGCCGAAAGTACACTTGTTATTCACACtatctgttgttgttgtttttgctgttGTGTATTTTGACAGTTGTCGAAGTGCTTGCGTGCCTAGTGGTCTGTGCGTACGTAGGAGGTCAAACTCAATCAGCTGATGGTTTGGTCTAACAACATCATGGTGTTCTAAATTTACTGTTTCAAAATAAACCACTACCCTCTACCTAATCTGTTTTTTATCATAAactaagaaaaaaggaaacatcttTCCTTGCACATCATCATTCTTCTCAAAAAGACATTTAATTTAAGTGGTCTGCACTGAACAAATCAGTCTGTCCACATTAGAAAAGTTACATATGAAACAGCAGTTTCAGCATAGGTTTGTGATTCTCTTTCAAGCTAAATATTTTtgtcaaaaactagaaaaagtgAGGAATCATACTGTTGACTTCAGATAACAATTTAAACTTCCAACAATACTAAATTGCTTTTCTGATTTGTTGATGTTCTGATTCAATGTGACAGAAGACGGATAGCGCATGATGCCAAGGGGAGCCTATCTTTGTTTTCTACGTTATTTGCGCCAAAACAGATCATTTTGTCTACTGTCACAAAGTGAGGCTGTCATCTTTCGGCGCCAGTTTTAGTGGTTTTAATGTAAAGCACGGGAAAATAGTAATTGCTTGTGAACTAGCCATTTTCCAGCTTCGGAAAGACATCTCATAAACAGTTGGCGAAGTGTGCAGTATGCAGGCTTGTTAACATCTCCGACGCATCGCAGGAGTCCACATGGAATGAGCGTGAGTAAAATAGTAGTTTGCAAGTTGTCGCTGACGTGGGCTGCATTTTGTTACATTGTTTAGCTTTGTGGTTTATCGTTCAGACTCGCTACTCCAGCACCCCACAAAAGGCTAATAGTCTACAAGTTTTTAACATGAAACCTTTGTTTTAGTAAACTGGTGTGCCGTGTGCTTCAAGATATTACCAAGCCAGGTACTCTCTGTCCAGGAGTGGCGTCGATTGGGGTTATCTTATATGATCATTGTTGAACAGTGCAGCATATAGCATCCGGCACATCAAACCATTGCATCAAAAGATCCAGTGTACGATGGAGAACGGTGTTGAAAACGGTGTGAAAAGTGATGATGGACTGTCCAATGTACTGTGCCCCGCTGATGATGGAAGCTACATCATCCAGTCGAAGACTTCACCGGAGCTGGACCACCAAAGGCAATCAGTAACGGCGTTGGATGCCGGTCCAATAGATGACCAGATGGTTGAAACACCGACCAGAAACGCAACGATATTCCGACTGCAAAAATGCTCCACGAAAATATTTGGCCTCTCTCCCGTTTCGGAACTATCCGCTGCCCTGCACTGCACCGGATTGGATACACCCAGATTGAGCCGAGCGGACAGGTCAGGACTCGccagcaaaagaaaaggtaCGTGTAGTAGTTAAAATCTTGGATAACAGAAGCATGTCATAAATTCACAATTTTAGTGTACAGTGGTTTTTACGATATCCACTAGTATCAACTCCTTCTGGCTAGATAAATAGGTCCTTCTAACTAGATAAATAGGTCCTGTTAGGTAAAGATTGGGGTCCGTGACAGTCGgtcggtagcgccggttagaaaatcggccccaTGAGCACCGCCGGGGCTctccacctcgacggcgttgGTTCGAATTCCAACCGAGGCCCTGGCTCTCCTCCGTACGAGAGGACTATCCACGTAGACCCCGGGCAAAAGTCTCgtcaaaagaagaagaaggtacaGATTCTGAATTGATTTGCTGAGAACAACGTCGTTAAGAAAACGAATGTTTGTTGGTGGAATATGTGGAACAGCTGCTCAGTATTCGTAAagcaaaatttcattttctcatACGAATGCTTCTGAATGTAAGGATTAAATACTAAAATATAACCATTATTCTCATAATTATGAGTAAGTTATTTGTAATCCACAATACTATGGAGGCAAAAACCAAACAGGAccgtttttcgtaaattactGTAAACACGAGCATATCAAAAGGTGTGCGTCTTGGCTAACAACATATGAACATGTTTATGCTGGTAAGCATAAGATGTCGCCACGGTGACGGTTTTAACCACTGCATAAGCAGGACAAAATTAGGGTTTGGTTCTTGTAaactatttgtttaaaaaaagtcaGATGAATAACAAGAGCTTCTTTATATAAGTGTTGACAACGCAACCTTCTTATTTCCTGTGCTTGTGGTTTGAATTAAAAGATTCGTGATTGCCGCAAACGTCATAAGCGGCCAGTTAAAACCTTCACTATTGTTATTCTACTCTGCGGggtacaggaaaaaaaattactttgctCTACCTTAACCTATTTTGATAgtatttgaaatgtttaataaTTCCACATAGCCGAACAATATTCTTGTGTTTATATTTACCGTCACGCGTCTTAGAAACATGATCGAACGTTCGTGGTGATCCCGGGTCGTTGCCGTTACCAATTGGCTTCTTTAGTAGTAGCAGTCAGGGATGTGTCAGAGATGATTGCTTTGAGGTCCTGCCACTACGCCAGGGCGCTCCGCCGGGCGTTAAAAATAGACCACCCCTATTTAGGAGGGTTCGATTTCACTGAAAGGTTTTCCATGCGCCGCTGGCAGCTGTATGGACGTGGAAACCCTTTACGATTTAGCTGTTGTCAGTAATGTGGAAATGTTCCATGCCTGAACGGGGGTGGCAGAGTTCTGCCTCAAATATCCTTTTAGAACGACGTAACGGTAAACAGCAATTTGATGATGAGTTAGAAAATGGGTTGTTTATAAACTGTTGTAACAGAACATTTGTACATCATTCCCTTTTTCCAAGAgataattgtttttgtttaattgatATATTTTCGTAGAATAGCTCATTAaatctattttttaaaaagtaaCGATTTAGAGATTCCAGTTTCCATTTTCACATGGGAAGTTGCAAACATCTTTGAGCAAATGCAACTGCACACATGTTTGGTAAGGCTGTCGGAATGCAAAAGAGCATGGCATGCAGTGCAAAGCGGCCTGCCTGTCACCGCACATCAAACGTATTCGTTCGTAGCTGTAATGCAAATTACCGAAACTGGATTTTTGGGCGCCAAATTAAACTACGATGGCTGGATCCTTAAGGCATTCGTAGGGATGAGAGAGTAGGAAAATGCCAGTGCACggaaaaagggcaaaactGAGTTGGcaaaaaatcgtttaaatgGCCTCAGAACAAAGGTTTGATCTTCGTTCGggcacgaaggaaaaaaagtaaatcagGATCTTGATTTTCCTTCCTGTTTTCTTTCGCTGTTTTTATACGCGCGCTCTACGATGTTGGCATCTTCCGCGTTTCTTTCGCTGCCACAAGTTCTGCTGCCGGCGACCGGTAACCCTCGGTCGAACAAGATGCCTTACACCGCCGAATCCTGCCGTACGGACCACGGCAACCCGGCGCTGCCAAGGATTATTACCGGTTTTTGCGAATCCTCGTCTCGGGCCCCTACTTGAATGCCCGAACGGAACCAACGTAGTCcctttaaattttcttaaaaGGTCACCGTCTTTTCTTCGCACTCGGGCTACATGCAACTGCACCCTTAAACGtattagtgtgtgtgtgttttcatgCCTCTTGGCGCCAGCATGAACCCTTTCCAGATTTTTCTTCCGGTCTATGTTGTGCTCTATTTCCCTAGTAGTATGGGTCGCGCAGCTAGATGCCGGGCAGGACGAAAATGCGCGCGTGAGCCCGTTCTCAACTGCAGCTCGAGCTCGAGTCCTTGAAGGAATACCCGCGATCCGTCCCTTGGGGGTTTTCCCTGCGCGACGGGCCGTACGAGactgtgcgcgcgcgcgcttttCTTTGAGGCTCATTATGGGTACGCTTCAGTGAGTTTGCGGGGCTGCTCGATTGGAGTTtgtatttgtgtgtatgtgtgtttgggtgGCTCGATGCATTCAACTGTTTCGAAGGATGGCAATTTATGCTAGCGCACAAAATAGATAATCTAtctcgttttctttcccgTAGATCGTCAGGGCATTAGAGTAGACGGAACCGTCACCCGGGGCACATTCATAATTAGATATGGGTGTAAATACATATATAGTTGTGCTAGGTGTAACTAGTGCTAGGCGCGGGCTTTTCCCCCCTCTGGACACAATTGCTCATACCGTTGTTACAGGTACAATTTTCCTTACAGGAGAGCCAGCGGTAGATTCATAGGGGCATCGCGAGTGGCATAGGAGGGATACCTGCCATCACTTGTGTTGGTTTGCCGGAGACTTTTCGGCGCGAAACtccgtgttgttttttttattataattcatAATGTTTATAGGGTTTTGTGGCGCCAAAAGTTTTCGAGTTGCTACAAActgatgttttatttacatgtaatttattttataaagcaAGTATTTTCATAGTGCGCCTAGTTCAGTGGTCA
This window harbors:
- the LOC131286026 gene encoding zinc transporter ZIP13 homolog, with the protein product MNVTSSFLDETFVYLYKEMNHYMPEFISSMGYVPWVFSLLGSALIGLSGILPMFIIPDAAKNSKDASELSDPSESKTLKLLLSFAVGGLLGDVFLHLLPETWEHEIAAGPTASGHPSLRSGLWVLGGLLLFTIVEKIFSGYANVDEQNPQPKCVEIATCLLRRSGGKLPENFVGGMCGGDGKGSCDIEDVPNGCFLAGNAPAEAARDEAAHKKVAGYLNLLANSIDNFTHGLAVAGSFLVSLQHGLLATFAILLHEIPHEVGDFAILLRSGFSRWDAAKAQLLTAGAGLLGALVAIGGSGATTALEAKTSWIAPFTAGGFLHIALVTVLPDLLDESDPWESFKQFAALLLGIGLMAFMTVYLEH